Sequence from the Microplitis demolitor isolate Queensland-Clemson2020A chromosome 7, iyMicDemo2.1a, whole genome shotgun sequence genome:
TGGTAGTCATCAATGAACCACTTTCTATTATTACTCGGGGCTGACGATTCTTCCGGGTACTCGATCAACcacatcatcatcaccatcatcatcatcagcgtCATCATTGTCCCTATACTTGATCGTATTTCGTTACGGTCAATGCATGAGTAGACTTAATGAAAAGTATGAGGGGAAAAATTCCGCTAATAATCAAggtcttttatttaaaataataataatggtataaataattattagcatgatgatacaatatttttgtgttattaaaaaatataaagtaaatgCGATATCATATATCTAATATATGAGGCAGAATGATCACGAATGTTTTCATGTGCACATATatgtgatttaataataaaaataataaaaaataaaatattgaacgGGTGATAAAGTATACTGTAAGTGATAATTGAATCCTTTTGAGTATGAAGAATGCTCGAAGCGTCAAATAATAACCAGGCTTATTCAAACTTCGTTAGGCTCAAGATATAAAAACCGGTCTTTGGTTCTTTGGGTGTTATTTCACTACATGTAAGTAGTAACAACGTGTATATGTACAACCCTCGAATATTATATATCTTCACACACGAGAACAACCGGTATTGTCCGTAGTCCGCGTGCCTTTGACTTTATCTCCGTTTAATCTTGAGGAGgatcgttaaataaaaaaaataatagttttttcgCTGGACCAAAAGCTAGAGACTAGATGACTAGATATTGATTTAaccaattattatattaatttatttatttgtttgttatttCAGTTGGGTTTACGGTACTCGGACTGTATTTGTTTGGCCAACCCTACCAACGAGGATTTTTTTGCAATGATGAATCACTGATGCATCCTTTCCGCGAGTCAACGGTTACCAATACCATGCTCTATATCGTTGGAATTCTCTTGCCTTTATGTGTGGtaagtaataaaatcaaaaagattttttatttccttgtTCATTTCTTCCCGGATTCCTTTTGTGGTCAAGAAGTTgtgtgtttttattattttttttatgcttgttAGTTTCCGAGTCTTAATGTAtttgaagaatttttatactttattctaatgggatttatttataagaaggaaaaatataaaataaggaAGAACTGGTATTATCGGCACGAAGACAAAGAAAGATTTCTTTggagagataaaaaaaacaacaagcATTTAAAGCGattggattttaaaatatttaataaaaaactatattctgttaatgaatattaatggcgataaataaaatgatagagGGTTTAagtttcatatattttgtttcgctgaaatatttatttaaataaatatgtccataaattcaaaataaattgcaaGTTTAATTGaacgtaaattatttaaaatatcgcgattaaaattataatatccatacgtttatcataattatacgGCTTATAAAAACTTGTttaccatatttttttctttataaactAAAGTATTCTCTTCACAAACAAtgcgtattatttttttttatagtcataaaatagaaaagtcTTACAATCGGCAGAAGATAACCCTGACTGAACAAAATGTATTTCCATATATAATGAAGTATGTTTCTCATTGCACTTAAACGTCACGATTATTTCTTATCAAGAGGCACGCGTAGTTCTGCTTGAAGTTACATAGAGTAATCAGCAGTTTACTTAGCTGAGTTATATTTTATccatacaattatttttaatgtacatTAATGTCGTAAAGCACTTCAAgacataataatatatcatcTCACATCGTCAGATCATCATCAGCAGTTTGCTGATGACTACATATTACGtactataaatatgaatatacatATCTGTATGATATATAGTTACTcgacaaattaattatcatattcaTCCGTTGATAAGAAGAtggatgaataataaaatttaaatgataattttttcgtagTTCCGACAGGTGaactttaataaaactaaactTATTCTGTAAACTAGTTTGACTACATTCTAAGGGTATACGAATTgaattcgaatttttgaatttctgaattattcaaaaatgagCTTCgagtttttcgaaaatttttgaattactcgtaactttttttaaattattcacaatttttttaattatatgtaactttagaattattcgaaaaaaagtttcaaaaattattcataaataatttttaaataattagaatcttttcgaattatacataatttttcgaattattcgtaacTTTTAGAATTATTCATTACTTTACAAACAATTcgtcaattttcgaattatttgtaacttcTGAAATTCTTCGATTCAAATCGAGATAATTTCGatcagtttttaaatattcactttttatttaatagagtcgtttaaaatgaaattttcaaattattcgtaagTTTTCTAATAGTTCGAGAATTCacgaataaattgaaaacttacgaacaattcgaaaaattattcgCCCACCCCTActacattttatataataatccATGTTAATCAGTATcgactaatttatttatttattaaatatatatatatttttttcagatgcTTTGTGGTGAATATCTACACGCAAAAAATACCAGCGGACAGTCGTCGATGGTATTATTTGGTCGTGTAATACCACGCTGGGTGGTACTGGCCTATCACAAGGTAAGAGAAAGTCGGTCGTGATACCAAGTAAAGTGATATCATTACTGTAATGCAGTGTCTTTAATACAAAAatgcaaagaaaaaaactatttatatagaataataaaatagtcgTGGTTAATTTTTAGATCGGATCATTTGCGTTCGGTGCTGCAGCAACGGTATTGACCACTGACGTGGCCAAATATGCGATTGGTAGACTACGCCCACACTTTATAGAACTCTGTAAGCCAAGTATCAATTGCAGCCTGCCGataaatcatcataaatttatagaacACGATCAATTTACATGCACTGCGTCTAATGTCAGTAAGAGACTGTTGAAAGACGTCAGGTAGagtactatatatataatatatacataagtatACTTGAATGTgtactcaattaattaaacaagtaCTCTATTAAGTCCGGtgcttgtattttattgtacatGACGATGACGGGGGAGTTGAGGACGACGGTCTTCATTGCGTTACATAATAATTTGAGTGCAAGGTCGTTAAGCTGTAATCGGATGAAAATAGACGCTGTGATTTAGATTGCACGCAAATAGGTCaatgctaattattttaataacatgaaaaaaatcttatctgatatttaaaagattgttattatatatatattatataattattatatatataatatatataagaccgattttgaaaaatcgagtATCTTCTTTTCTTCGAAACCCCTTATCAAAAAGTTGCAAGTCGGTGAAATAAGATACCTGTTAAAAGATGAGctcttgatattaatatttagaggtcgctcattgcaattttctatttcccatttaaataacatgggaaaaaaattaagtttagaattttatacctcGACAATAGCTCATTGTACAGATAAGCTCAGGatataattttgtagagaattaaaagcTCTACAAACAaagtcttatcattttttgataaattcatctgtTCCAAAAAACTTCttcagagataatttgtaaggaataaaattgtctacaaaaaaatcctATGAAactttgtgataagtctgatagtttcgccggaaaagtcaaaagatctcaaaatttagtataaatttgacttcaagctccaataacttttcaacagatgagtttatcaaaaaatgataagaactttttgtagagctttcaattctctacaaaattgtatCCTGAGCTTATCTGTATCATGAGCCATAgccgaggtataaaattccaaacttaatttttttttcacgttatttaaatgggaaataaaaaatttcgaaaagtgacctttaaatattaatatcaagagCTCATATTTTAAAAGGTAGCTTATTTCACCTCTCTGAAACTATTTAATAAGGGgcttcgagaaaaaaaatagtctatacctttataattaaatattagtttctTAATCTTCctagtttgaatttttggtttCCTTTGACTCTCTCTTATTCTTCAGTTCTGTGCACTTTCCCgcttatttttatcagttgtTGCTCATACTCCCCAGCTAGCTACTTATCATTActgtttattttaactttactTTATTGCtagtcatttatatttatttgtttgtctAGCATTTGAAACTGATATATTTAAGTGGCTGTTGATTTAAACATCTGGTAATGGGACATTTCAATTATGACAATAGACTTTCTATAGAATTGACGTATGATGATAGAGGACAGAGAATTCATTCAGTATGAAAGTCGTTAATGTTAA
This genomic interval carries:
- the LOC103574070 gene encoding putative phosphatidate phosphatase isoform X2; translated protein: MDRSSKLLLVKIIIDFTCVAIVGFTVLGLYLFGQPYQRGFFCNDESLMHPFRESTVTNTMLYIVGILLPLCVMLCGEYLHAKNTSGQSSMVLFGRVIPRWVVLAYHKIGSFAFGAAATVLTTDVAKYAIGRLRPHFIELCKPSINCSLPINHHKFIEHDQFTCTASNVSKRLLKDVRLSFPSGHSSFSTYVMIYLVLYLQLRITWKGSAIFKHFLQLVLILLAWATAMSRVSNYKHHWSDVLVGMLIGVIVSLIIVFGVADLFKERRQCGVANAGHGDKTRAMEYDAETAMQLVK